The DNA segment gtaaggtattacttggtacgacccggtgcacttgccggttagtttgtggtttgtAAAATCCGCACCAATAAACTGGGAATCCAGACTTCTAAACGGTCTGGGGCCCCCTCCTACTCTTGTACCTTCTACAATGAACAGGCAGTGATCGGACAATCCCCGCGGACCACCTTTTAGCCTAATATCCGGAAACTTCTCCGTCCATCCAATACTGCATGTCTTGAACCCAACTCTTAAACTCTTCCGCTGATGTCGGCAAACTAGTCACCCCTTTGCGATCCTCAACTTGTAGAATTTCATTAAAGTCCCTTAAAAAGCATAATGGAACTTGACACAAACCCGCAACATAGCTCAGTTCTTCCCACACGCCCCGCTTCTCCTCTTTCCCATGCGCCCCGTACACCAAACAGAAAGCACAAAGAAAGGCAGTTTTTGTTAACACTCCTTCAACGCACCACCATCGCTCACCTTTATAACAGTTACGAACTTTAAACACTACATCATCCCAAATCAATAATAGACCCCCAGCCGTCCCTGCATCCTCCACAAACTCCCAACTAACAGTACTATGTCCCCAAATTCTTGCAATATCATATTTAGTAAGCACCTATCTTTTTGTTTCAAGCAATCTTAACATGTTCAAGTTATACTTTATCTTCAAAGCTTTCACCATGCTTAATTTTCGATCTCTCCTCAACCTCCTAATATTCCAGCAGCTCACAAtcatttaaacaaatttttactcaccttatttttattctttggcCGACTTCTTCTCgccttttcccttttgctttgCCAACTTTCTCTTCGCCGCTATTTCTTCATTCTGTGCTTGCAAAATTCCCATAATGTCTTCCTCTTCATCCTACAAAACCGCGCCCGATTCCACTGCCAGTGCCCAGGTTGCTTCATTTTTCTTCATCTGCTCTTCCTGCGTTTCCTTGCGTCCATTAACCCTTGAATAATTCCGCCCTGTCTCTGTTTCAGACCCTGCCTCTGCCCTCAAGGTTTCCCCCCCGTTAGCCACCTCCTATATGGCGCCATCTGCTATGCGGTTTGCTACCGTAGGCCTCCCCTTCCCGCTCGCCTGGTCTAAGCTCTCCGAGGACCCAGCCCGAGGATTCAAGGCCGCAATCCCCCCTGCCTGGTCCATCTGCTCCTGCCGCCATACTGCACCTCGGGCGTTCACTCCCTCCCTCGTCGCCAGCCCAGAATCGCCACAATCGCCATCGATAGTCGCCTCTGCGTCCGGGTCTGTTTCCTCCAGATTCCCCACCAAGGCTTGGTTCCCAGCCTCCAGAGGTCTCCACTCGGTCGGTACCACCCTCCCCATGTCGTCGGTAGAACCCTCGAGGGNNNNNNNNNNNNNNNNNNNNNNNNNNNNNNNNNNNNNNNNNNNNNNNNNNGGCACGCAAGCCACACCGAGGAGCCGCCTTCACCGAAACCAGGGGAGCCTGCATGACTCGCGGACCATCCGACCCACCCGTGACTGCAAGAGAGAGAGCTCCAGCAACCCGGTCAGCCCACCTCCAAACCTGGTCAAGCCCATCATCTTCCACACTCTCCAAGCACCCTTCATAATTGACCTGCAGCCCACTAGCCTTTTGTTTGTCTATTGGGCCACTTGAAAGCAAGCCCCACTCACTCCCTCAATGTTATATCTCACTGCATTATAGCACACCGGATGGGCCACAAGATAAGTATCATATGGTCTTGCATACCCTGCAATAACCCCTTCTCCTCAGTACCACAGACCTGCGTAACCGTTCTCTCAGACTCCGCCTCATTAATTCCCTCAAATTCCTTAGATTCTGCTTCTCCATCAACCTTGGTACAACTAACCGAATTTGTTACTTGCATATCTTATTTGAAATTCGAATAATCCACGTTAGCATCATTCAACTAACCCGTGAATTACTATTGTTTTGACTTTTGACTTCAATAATGATTATGAtatcaacaaataaaattgttataagtaaattttaacaaagacaaATCTTCTTAAGTATTGTTATTAATAAGAATTTGTTCTACTTTAAAGACAAACGGTATTTTTTAATTGGGCAGGTCGAAGACTAATCCATCATGTATTGATGCTCTATTTATTAAGGGTCTATCACTAACTAATAGATTACTACTATACACACAAGACGAAATTCAAACTCTTAATACTTACTTAAGTAGATGAGTAGAATAACATTTAACCAATTTAATTGTtaagataaatattaattatttttaatatttttattattaaaaaattttgaaagtttgattttagttataactttaaaaaatatttataatattaattactaaatatatattttattttttttaataaaaaactttatataattttatgtagtATCCGGTGCCGGACATAAATCATACGCTAGTCAATATTAGTTAACGAAACCTTTTGTCAATTATATTCATAATCGAATCCATAAATAAATCTCAATCATACTTTGTTGCTCCACTAACGATCCATACATTGTAGCTTCTATCAGAGAATGACGCGGAGTCGCGGAATAGAGAAACGTACACATTATTACTACAAATGTCATTcacatttataaaaaaataaaatgatattatcaaaataagagtgatatatatatatatatggttatTCTAGTATATTTACATTTcggtattttaattttaacaacatTTAATAACCATCTAATCAACTATAGACATTGGCATACTAACATTTTTAACgtatatagtttaattttgataaaataacaatataaaatattttattaaattattcaaTGAATCACTATTCACATGATAAATATTATTCATTacttaagataaataaaaactaTTGTCTCATTGTTCCAGCAAAAACAATCTTCTTTCTTCACCTTTAGGCTCAGCAAATAGCTAGTGATCCACGTACTTCCAACAACAGAAACTCGGGagtttgttttcccatttggTTTATCACGATTTGGATCAAGTATATACATAGTCAAACATATGGTTTTCgagttaaaaacaaaaattcgaAAACATTATTTTAGGACAACTCCAAACAGTGGCATGATTGCACTGATGGAAATTCCTCCTATAAAACAAACAGAGGAGCACAATTGTGTTGCAATTACCAGTAAGTTATTAAACGTATTAAATGGACAAGAAAGACGAATGAATGAAACATTCGTATGGTACTTCATTCATTTTAACTATATTATTGACAAAGAATGGTAAAATGGACAAAGGAGGGTTATCAATCAAAGTGCATTTTGTAAGTGTAAGAGACTCCAACCCTCTCAAGGCCATAGGCTTGCCCATGCCTTGTGCCTCTAAGGTCACACCCTGCAATGAGTTTTTCCATTATGCTGAGGTAATCCTACTCCTCGAAAAAAGGCCGGGGAAAAAATAGACAGGAAgttaatagaaaacaaaattagCAGCAATTTCTTGCAGACTCGAGCATAATTTAGAGATGATCAATAATTGCTTTGGTGAACTCGGTTGTCTTTGCTTTGCCTCCGAGATCAGCAGTTCGGTACTTCCCTTCTGCAATTGTGTTGAGGATGGCATTTTGAATTTGGTCTGCTTTGTCATGGAGATTCAAATGGCGCAACATTGAAACACCACTCAGCAGTAAAGCAGTTGGATTTGCCAAATTCTAAACAAGCACAAGTCCAGAGGAAATACAGGTAAGCAACAGAAATATAACTCTAATTTAAAAAGGTTGCAAGTAGGTTAGAACCTGTTTGTGACCAATACAGGAGAAGTAAACCAACAACAATTACTATTcacaattttttactttttaaaaagaaaagaagataacaCCGAATTAGTTTTATGAGATTGCAGAGGGCAAACTGATATCGAGAACTTTCAGGAAACAAGCATTGAAATAAATCCCATATTCTGTAATAAGTTGATAACAAGTTGAAAAGATACATAACAGATAATATAAGGTTGAGAAAGGACTTAGCAGCTTACCTTTCCAGCAATATCAGGTGCTGAACCATGTACAGCCTCAGCTAGTGCAATACCTCCCTCACCAATGTTGCAGCTGAAACAGGTATATAATGATGTCAGATGATAAAATTGCAACTTCTAGCTTTTGTTGACCAAAGTGCAAAACTACCTTGGTGTCAAGCCCAAACCCCCAACCAAGCCAGCACAAAGGTCACTAATAATGTCGCCATACAGGTTTGGCATCACTAGTACATCAAAAAGAGCAGGATTCTTCACAAGCTGAGATTATAAAAGTGAATGAGAGTAATTCCATcttcaataattaaaatgaatttccaaATACAGTTGCATCCTAAATCCAAGTTCACAAATATACCATCATGCAGCAATTGTCAATGACAACTTCCTCATACTTTATCTCAGGATACTTCTCCGCAACCTCACGACAACACTAaaacaaatttcaaaataaaaggttACTATTAGGattcacaaataaaataagatagatatTATAGGTAACTTGAACTTAATGATAGACCTTGAGGAAAAGACCATCAGTCTTCTGCATAATGTTGGCCTTGTGAATAGCAGATACCCTCTCTCTCCCATGTGCTTTGGCATAGTGGAAAGCATACTCAGCGACCCTTAAACTTGCTTGGCGTGTAATGATTTTGAGACTTTCTACTACACCTCTCACAACCTGTTATACAATAATACTGAAAGATACATCAATCAGAACTTGGTTGATAGTATCTAACATCAACTGTTGTAAAGCTTACCTGATGTTCAAGCCCACTGTACTCTCCTTCTGTGTTTTCGCGGATTGTGATGAGATTTACATTATCATACCGAGTTTTATAGCCAGGAAGGCTATAGCAGGGACGAACATTTGCATACAGATTAAGTTCTTTTCTTAGGGTAAGGTTCAACGAACGATGGCCTTTACCAATTGGGGTGGCCATTGGCCCTTTCAAGCCAACCTGATTTTTCCGAACTGATTCCAAACTTTCCCATGTCAGAAAGCTCTGTGTTCTAGGGTCAATTTCAGTCCCTACATAGTGCTCTTCCCACTCTATGGGCACATCAGCTGCTTTGAATATCTAATCATTTCAATGGTAAGAATTCAGAGTTACAACTTTCAAAGAAACTACTCAATTCCATAAGAATATACTAACAAGTAGACATAACAAGAACCATATACAATTAGATAGCAAACCCGGGGAAAATAgaaatcaaatatcaaacaagtgaaaaattcaTCATTGACAACtgcataaatcaaataaatccaCCCACGCTTATATTTAGGTCCTCCATTCATGCATTTACACAGACCTACACCATTCCATCTTTGTGTTTCAAGTTACAATCCCCTTCTATTGACAACTATAAACCAAACTAACTGATGGAAATatgaccaaaaagaaaaaaatgaagcaCAAGTTGTTGAAGTCTattcaaaatcaaaacaaattagGCATGCAGCATTCACATTTTcttaagaaagagagagaaaaatatatattgtattCTTCAAATTTCAAACTATACATAACTATTTACTTATGTATTATCATCGTATTTTAATATAGTCATGCCTCCTAGAACACATTTTTAGCTGAAAATGTTAAGTATAAATTACAGTAGTAATACAAAGGACCTTCACACAAAACCAACCATCCATGAGAAACAATTATATGAAACAGTAGGGGAAAACGAGAGTTGAAACCTGTTTGACAGATTCGGCGATTTCGGGGCCAATACCGTCGCCGGGGAAGAGAGTGGCACGGATCGGAGCGGAGGAGAAGAATCTGGCAGCGGTGGAGCGGTTTCCAAGGGTTCGTTTGAGAAGCTGTAAGCCAGAAGAAGCCATAGTTGACGAAGCCACGCTCTTTAACCCAAAATTAAAAGCAGTCACTGCGTCGATTCGGAacgaaaaattaattaaaaaatggaTTAGTTAAGAGATTAATAATACATCAGTGTGGTATTGTAGATTTGGAAGGAACGGTTGCTAGGGATTCAAAAAGAAACAACCTTTGGGTCGAGGATTCAAAATGCAAGTGCTTGACCTTGGTTGAGTTGAGAATGAATTGTGAACATTAGAAAACAGAacaagcttttttttttctttttcattaatgtaatgtgtatatttttctcttttctgaAACAACGGTGCGGATTCTCTGCAccttttcactttttctttgggtttaatttttattttcgtttACAAAAAGACTTCCTTTGTTTAGTGtctaaaaaaaagggaaaaatagACAAAAGTACACCTGAATTTTTACACAGTGGATAGAtgtattcttaaattttttaataagttatTTATACACATGAATATAAAATTTCGTTGTCAATTCTATCCTTCTGTGACCTGAGTAAATTTTCTGACGGTGGTGGAGGTCAGGTGGCACGGTATTGTATGATGTGGCCAATTTAAGGTGACACggtgaaaaatagaaatattcatTATGAAATTTGTTGAAATAAATACAAGAAGAGGGAATAA comes from the Arachis duranensis cultivar V14167 chromosome 7, aradu.V14167.gnm2.J7QH, whole genome shotgun sequence genome and includes:
- the LOC107458884 gene encoding isocitrate dehydrogenase [NAD] catalytic subunit 5, mitochondrial, with translation MASSGLQLLKRTLGNRSTAARFFSSAPIRATLFPGDGIGPEIAESVKQIFKAADVPIEWEEHYVGTEIDPRTQSFLTWESLESVRKNQVGLKGPMATPIGKGHRSLNLTLRKELNLYANVRPCYSLPGYKTRYDNVNLITIRENTEGEYSGLEHQVVRGVVESLKIITRQASLRVAEYAFHYAKAHGRERVSAIHKANIMQKTDGLFLKCCREVAEKYPEIKYEEVVIDNCCMMLVKNPALFDVLVMPNLYGDIISDLCAGLVGGLGLTPSCNIGEGGIALAEAVHGSAPDIAGKNLANPTALLLSGVSMLRHLNLHDKADQIQNAILNTIAEGKYRTADLGGKAKTTEFTKAIIDHL